In Chitinophagaceae bacterium C216, the genomic stretch CTCCAAGTAAAAAGCTCTCTTTGATACAAATCTTTTACCGTGATATATAATACATCGTACGAGAACCAATCATCAGGTAAGGGCACCTGAATAAATCCCTTGTGACCTGGTAATATATCAGGGGCAGCAATGGTTCCTTGTTTTTCTAAATTACCCGTATGGGCAAATCGTTGCAACTTCCATGAATAAGAACAAGTGTTTGCATTAAGAAAGTGATATCGATTTTCAATGTAAAACTTTCCGTCGAAATTCTCGGTAATCTCTCTTCGCTCAAAAAATATTGGACTCCACACTTCCTTAATGGTATAAAAGCTCCCTTCCTTTTCATGATGAGGCCCCAAAATTCCATCAGCGCCTCTGTGTTTGTCCGTATCGATGGAATCGTTAAGATCTCTTCGCACTACTCCTTGATCTGCAAAATCCCATAGAAATCCTCCCGCACTGAGAGGATTATGCCACATCTTATGCCAGTAATCCTCCAGACCAGCCCCATGCCCACCATCAAACCATCCATGCAAGAATTCGGTTGGCATTACAATTTCGCGACCATTATCGTAATTACCCACACCATAATTGTACTGACGATAATGTTGTGTTTCGATACCATTATGCAATTGCCAAGGATAAATCACGACTCTTCGCTGTAAGTCGTATAACTCAAAATACTGATCGAGCTCAGGATTGCTTCCTCCTTCATTTCCATTGGCCCATAGTACTACAGAAGGATGGTTACGATCATGCTCCACCATTTCCTTTACTAGTTGCTTTCCTGTATGTGTATCATAATGACCATGCCATCCCGCTAGTTCGTCAATAACATATAATCCTAACGAATCACACACATCCAAAAAATGCCCATCTGGCGGGTAATGAGCCATGCGCACAGCATTCATATTCATTTCTTTCATCAGCAATACATCCTCTACGCTGTTAGTATAGCTTGTCGTCCTTCCACTTTCGGGTCGAAATGAATGGCGGTTTACACCTTTGAATTTTATTTTAACGCCATTAATATAAATACCATCCCTTCTCCTTACTTCAATCGTTCTGAAACCAAATTTTTGAGTAACCTCATGCATCAATTTTCCATTCTGATAAATGCGATACTTAGCAAGATATAAATATGGCGTTTCCGATGTCCATAAATGAGGCTGATTTATTTGCGTAATGATGGTATGAGATACTTCCTGATGTTTAGAGATGATATCTTTCTTATACGCATGCACCTTTTGATGCTGTGCATCATAAAAGTCTATTTCCACACGATCAATAAGCGGGGCATTAAATGTAGTATGAAAGCTTCCATCGGCCTTGGCATCGATAGCAATATTACTGATATGTATAGATGGCAATACCTCCAACCATACGGGCCGGAATATTCCTCCGAATATCCAATAATCGGCTTCACGCTCTGCTGCATTTACTGATTTATTAGTAGAGTGCTTATCTACCTTTACCTCCAGTAGATTCTCTTTACCATATTTCAACAGCTTAGATATATCGTACTTAAACGCATAAAAAGCCCCTTGATGTTTAAGCCCGGCCAATTTACCATTAATTTTCACTTCTGCATCCGTCATTACACCTTCAAAAACGATATTCACTATTTTCCCCTTCCAAGATGTCGGCACGTTAAATGTTCTTTTATATAAGCCACTTTCCTTACCACGCACACTGTCTTTAGCAAATCCATAATCATATTTTCCAAACCCCTGTAATTCCCAGCATGACGGCACTCCTATTGTAGTCCACTTGCCCGAGTTCATACCGGCAGTGCAATAAAAATCCCACTCTACCATATCATCGCTACCTCTTCCGGAGAGATATACTTTCTCCGTTTGCTGGGCCAACATTACACTTGCCCATAACAACAACAACACGGTATTAATACTTTTTAGAAAGTATTCCCACTTGGTCATATTAAATTCACCACGAAACTTCATATGGCTATCTGCATGCTATGTTTTACAATCGCGCTTCAAGTTTTCTGATTCTCCTAGAGCTGGCTATTTTTCGACCATTCACCCATACGCTTAAACCTTTACCTTGATGATATTTTTCTCCGGTTTTATCCCAAATGATGGTCAACGTTTTACCATGATATAAAATATTATCAAGACAAAACCAATCCCATTTATGCTCAGGTATCAGCGGATTGATTTCAACGATATTATCAGCTCGCGGACGCAAGCCCATTAACCCTGTAATCACTAAATCATTAAATGTAGAATGATTATAATAACGACCTCGGGCATCATGGGTAAGCCACATTCCCGTTTTTTCGTCCATGTATTCTCCTATATAGGGTTTTCCGTTACGATATTGTGAACGGGCGTATTTTTTCAATTGAGTAAAATAGTCATTCTTTGTTACAGGTACATTTTTATAATTATTTAGAAGATTGGCCATTGCCGTCAATGTTTGAGCTGTCGCAAAAGGCCATATTGCTCCATCCCATTCGCACTTACAACATCCATGACTACGAAATTGCGGATGACTTCTGTCTGCTGTGGTAATACCCATAGGCGCATTAAAATGATGTGTATCCATCAGCTTTCTCCAAGCAATGTTATAGCGCCTATCCGGCAAGTTAAAATACCAAGGGGTAAACCCAATAGCTTCCATTACATTAGCTAAAGTGTCTCCGTGCTCCTTACGTACTTCAAAAAAACCTGAGTGAGGATTCCACAGCTTTTGCTGCAAAAGCGTCTTAATGCTATCAGCTTTCTTCTGATACAAATCAGCTGTTGAAGTTGCTCCCAGAAGTACAGCCATCTTCGAAATAGCAACAGCATTCCCATACATATAACTATTGATAGAAGGGCGCAGGTTCTTCTCTCTTCGTCCTCCACTAATGCTTTCTTCCATGGCATCGCGAACATCATATTGCCAAAACAATCCATTAGGTAGTTTTCGATCCAATTCCCACCCGGCATAATCTGCGATCCAATCTTGGAAATATTCTTTTAAAAAGGCAGTATCTCTATTAACGAGGTAACGATTATATACAGCATCCATATTCCAACTGCTGTAAGCTCTCAATCGTTTTAAAGGTTTCCCATCATCACCGCGATACCATATACGAAGATAATCATCCAAGTACTGCTGATTATGAAGCCAACGAGCCTCATAAATATGGTGCCCCAAAGCACTGCTAATGAGATTATACTTATCTGCATAGGAACGTTGTACTAAAAATTCGGTAAAAACAAATCCCTGCTCTGTTGCTTTAATATGCTTACGCAATGTCCACCAACGGAAATAAAATATTTCTTCAAATTCTTTTTGAGGACAGTTGAATAACGGTATATTTTGTTGCATCCATTGCCAAGAAGCTTTATTAGGTATAGCTTGTACAATAGGCTCATCCTCCATAGCATTGAAATAATCTATATAATGTTTGTAATCTTCATGCTTTAATATATAGGGTCGAGATATTTGCGCTTGTGAAATGAAAGTTGCAAACAATATAACAAGTGCTATGAGGGATCTAAAAATCATCATAATCTATAATTTCTCCGCTTTAAAATAAGATATACGGTATACTGCATTTTTATCTTTCTCCCCAGCATTCGGCATATCATACATTTGATCGGTGGGAGTATCTGCATCGGGGAATCTTCTTACGCCACCGGTTCTGAAGGTCACATGATGTACCTTATGTATAGGGGCAAACAATACATTACGTACCGGTTTCCCATTGTTAATGGTAACAGTATACATGCGAGTGGCAGTGTTAAGCTCAATAATGAAATTATACTGCTGTCCGGCTTCATATTTGCTTAAGGTACGATTGCGATAACCCGCCTTTGTAATAATATTTCCCGTAGCATCAAGACTAATGCGAATGCAAGGTGTATTTTTAGCATCCTGTATTTCGATATCCAGTTGGCCATTTAAATGCTGTTGAGGGGTAATATCGAATGCTATTCTTATGTTTTCTGACATAGGTACCATCCGCTCTGCCTTGGCGTAGTCAAAAGGATCATAATCCTGCAATGTGAGCCACTTGCGGCCTTTTATTTTAGAAATCGAAACAGGTGCCCATATGGGACTATAAATATTCCATAATAGCAATTCTTCTTGATCAGATAGTTCATTAAATTCCTCATACACATTTTCTTCAACATAGCTTTTTACCGGCGTGGGGATCTTGGCTACCCAAATATCTTCCTTATTCATACTATAAGTTACCCACACATTTCCATCAGGAGGAGCTCCATTCATCTCTTGAATACCACGAACATATTGAGGCCCGTAGGACTTATAGTTACCACCATAACGCATGCGTGTGATTTCTCCGTTTACCAGTAAAAGATTTTTAAAATTTAACCCGTCATCACTTACTGATAAGGCTAACGGCCACCTAAACTCCGAAGGATTATAAATTGTAATATATTTTCCATCTCCTGTTTTTTGCCCCCATATTTTTGCATTAGCATTTACAAAACCGGGCGCACGCAAAGGCATGTACTGCCAACTTTTGCCTTCATCGACAGAAATACTTGTCAGAGCATTTTTCCAAAAACCAACGACCCTTCCATCCTTCAAATAATAATAACTGAAAGCTTTATACTCGCGTTTTAACGGAATCAAAGGATCATTACGATCCGCTTCCTCAACCCACTGCTGCATCTGTAGAGGCTGCGATAACAATTCATCGCATGCTGCTATAAAGGATTTGTCCTTTGACTTTTTATAAAAAGGGAATTTTGTATTTTTTTCATTGAATCCATGATTATACCGAATAAAATAAACCGGCCCGAAACTTCCATCGGGTCTAATTTCCCTGACTACCCGCCCAATACCGTTACCGTCATTGGGGTCATCTTTACTATATAAAGCAATCCCATAATACCCCAGTGCCAATAATTTATTATTCTTAGCCACATAAAATCCCATCCGCTGATGCATCACTGCATATGCATTTTGAGCCACAACGGTATCATGATCCTTCTTATAGCCATCAGGAATTTGATAAGTAGGGAAAAGCGTTACAGGAGCACTCCAATTATAACCATCTTTCGAAGTAACTAAATAGGTAGCTCCAGGTGCTATATGCTCTCCAACAGGATTACTCAGAAAATGTAAATAAAATGTATCGTTCCAATAGCATATCATTGGCTGATGGTTATAAGTCCAGTTCATCCCACCTGCCCAGCTCGGATGCTCCCGATTCGCACGAAATACCTGAATATTATGTACTCCCACCGCAGGCGTTAGTTGCCCATGGTGATAATCCACATTGGACAAGGTACTACCTGTATATCGTGCAGTATCAAACTGCGCCGAACAAGTAAATACTAATACAATCAAACATAATGTCAGACACCACTTCATCACTTATCTTCAGTTTTTAGTTTTTTCAATAGCTGCTTTACGATCTTACGCTTTACAGGTACTATTGTACCATGCTTATGACCTTTAGGAATAGTTATACGATCATTAATATCTGTAAAATGAACAAAGTCCTTTGTTGCAACTGCTTCGTACGTTTTTTTACGGTAAGCATCAAAATATATCAGCCATTGGTCCTTAACCTTTACTACAGATGGGCCTTCGGTAAAGCTTTCGGTAAACGGAGCTGAAATATTTTTCCAAGGTCCTGTAGGCTTATCGCTGAATGCTACTTTAAGATTACGTTCGGGACGGGTGTTATCTTTTAATACAAGAACATAGTCATTTACTGCTTTTTTCACAATCACCGCATCAATTACACTAAACTTAGGATCCAAAAATAGCTTCGTAGGACTAAAATATTCGAAGTCCTTTGTTTCCACTATATACATACGGTGATTATTACTATCCTCCTCTACCCCACGTTCAAATCGGCCAGGGATAGTACTCGCCCAAATAATTTTATAATTTTTAGCATCCTCATCGTAAAATAATTCCGGAGCCCACACATTCACAGTTGAAGGCTCGTGCTCCATTACCGGAATCATCTTTTGTTTAGTCCAATTAATAAGATTTTTAGAGCTTGAATATCCAAAACCTTTATCACCCCGCCAGCTAGTCGTCCACACCAGATGGAAAGTACCGTCTGGCCCCTGTACCATCGAAGGATCGCGCATAACCCGTTGATTCCCTATTTCTGGAGCCAGAAACACATGATTAAAATCTTTCCACTTATAACCGTCATAGCTATACAACATACGCAAGCCAGCATCTGCCGGTTCATGAAATGATGTAAACAAATAAGCTTTATGAGAGCAGGATACCAGAACTGCAGCTAAAACTAATATTAGAATCGTTTTCTTCAAGGCAATACCATTTTAGTGACAGATTATTTTTTCAAGATAAGCACCCAATCATTACCGTTTTCAGGATTTCCTGGCGGATCAAAAGCTATTATTTCTGCTCTGGGGAAAGTTGCAACATTTGTCTGCGTGCCATCCTTAGGACTATACCAGAGTGCTTTGGAAGGAACAAAACCCAATTTGGTAATATTCACTTTAAAGTTTCTGCCTGTATACGTATACACGAGGGCGTAGTTCTTCCCTTTTGTTGCCAAAATATAATCATATCTTGTATGATCATTATCGACGATAATTTCCTGGGCAGGCTTCCTATCAAAGTAATCATATGACAACATCAAGGATTTAAGATAACGCATTTGCAACGCGCCAGGAGCCGTGATAGTCTCCTTCCAACTACCTGTCACGCCAAAATTGGTTCCTGCATCACCTGGCTGATGAAATTGCATTATCGCGTTCTCGCCATAAGTAAAGCCTGCACCGCCAGCAAAAACACTCCAGTATGCATATCTTCTCACTTCATGTGCCGACCATCGAGGTTGCGTGGAATCGTGTAGGCCGTATGGAATGTTCTCATACGATGGCTCCCCATCCAGAATTGGCTTAGCAGGTTGTAATTGATAGCCATCTACCACATATCTCCAGTTGTCTTCACCGTAACGATGTTTCTCGCGACTACTGGTATCTTGCGCATAGGTTCGATGTCCACTCTGAAACATGTTAAAGTCTAACCATTGCTCATGATGAAACCAGTCGGCCGAAGAATAGCGTCCTCTGGGATGATAAGTCATCAAATGTTCCGGATCATAGCGCTTGATGGTGGATCCGATAACCTGCCACACGTCGGTCTTTATAGAACCTTCAATATCTCCGCCGTTCAACCAAATAATATTGGCATATTTTTTATAACGATTAGCTAAAAACATTGCATATTGCTCAGCTTTGTCTGCAGTAACACTTTCGTCTTTGGCCGCCGATCCCCAAATAGGTACCAACGCTATATATATTCCTCTTTTCGCAGCTTCCTCAATGATAAAATCCACATGATCCCAATAATCATACGCTTCTTTATCATTCACATCATTACCCGGAGTAACTATGGGTTTACTGATATCACCATCTTTTAAAGCGCTATGTCCGTAAACATTCTTAGCCGACAATGTATGTAACACCATTACCTGTATTACATTAAAGCCTTGCTCCTTTCTGGTATCCAAATAATAAAGTGACTCTTCTCTACTACATTTAGTAAAAAACAGCCAGCCTGTATCGCCCAACCAGAAAAAAGGCTTTCCATCGGCAGTTTGAAAAAAACGTTTATTAGCGGAGATTTTCAGTTTAGACATCTGTTGTCCGCAAACCCGATCAGATACGAAAAGAGCAATAGAGAGCAGGAGCATACAGCAAAATCTTTTAAAAGCAAGCACAAAACCAGAACATGGTATTCCACAAAGCATCATAAAATCATTTTTATAATTAAACATGCCGAAGAACAATCGTTGCACCATCTATGACAATCAACTACCGAATAATGCACTTAAAATTAGCACGCATGGCCGATAGCATCAACTTAAAATAATTTTTTCCATCAATATGAAAATTTATTCCATCATTGTAATATCTATGCCAACCTTCTGCTAAGAGATTAAAAAATGATGCGATTCCCATATTCCGAGAATCGCATCATTCGATATTATCGTAACTAGTATCCTGTATTTTGTCCGAACTCGTCTGCGTTCAGTATAGCATCGAGGAACATCTGAGGAATTGGTCGCAACACATGGAAGGGTTGTATGAGTGGAATATCCTTATTATAAGCTTTTACATAATCATACAATTTTCCTGTTCTCTTTAAATCAAACCATCTCAAATGCTCGCCGCAGAGTTCTCTTGCTTTTTCTTCTAGCAGGAAATCTAAGTTCAGTTGCGCTTCAGTAATCATCATATCATTTTCCTTACCGGGTAATGCCGCTCTACGCCTAATTACGTTTATCAGTTCAACTGCCTTAGCTTTAGATCCACCCGTCATCATCAATTCAGATTCGGCGGCAATAAAGTACATTTCTGCCAAGCGCATTGTAATTACATCTTTAGTGCCGAAATTAGAATTAGGGGCTGGCAGGTTAGGATCATTAAACTTTGTTAAAGCAGGAAAGCAAATATTAAATCTTGGATTGGTGGACACTTGATCGCCATCATAGGTATCATCAATATCCACTACAGCGTAAGGCTTATTTCTTTTATCCGCAATTTTTTTCTTTGTATACAAAAGAGCTAAATCTCCAGCATTAAGCGTTGTTCCAACCATGCTAGATGGTTTTTCAAACGCAGCGAGATCATCTGCGGTCCATGAATAGCTGGGACGATTTAAATAATACTCCTCTCTAAACCACGCCTTATATCTTCCATCAATATCTTCGTTGTATAACTCCAATAAATGACGTGTAGGCATGAGGCACATGCTGCCCGAACGAGCATTATTATCATTTCCATAAAATAAGTCTTGCACCATTCCAGCTCGGTCAGAGTATTTAGCCTTATACCACATATGTAACCTATTGGGATTGTTGGGCTGAGGATTCAATGAAGATACAGTAGAGTGTGTTACTACAAACATTGCTTCCGTATTGGTCTTATTATTTTGAGGAGCGAATACTGCATCTGGGGTGCTGTACAAAGAAACT encodes the following:
- the ebgA gene encoding Evolved beta-galactosidase subunit alpha — translated: MKFRGEFNMTKWEYFLKSINTVLLLLWASVMLAQQTEKVYLSGRGSDDMVEWDFYCTAGMNSGKWTTIGVPSCWELQGFGKYDYGFAKDSVRGKESGLYKRTFNVPTSWKGKIVNIVFEGVMTDAEVKINGKLAGLKHQGAFYAFKYDISKLLKYGKENLLEVKVDKHSTNKSVNAAEREADYWIFGGIFRPVWLEVLPSIHISNIAIDAKADGSFHTTFNAPLIDRVEIDFYDAQHQKVHAYKKDIISKHQEVSHTIITQINQPHLWTSETPYLYLAKYRIYQNGKLMHEVTQKFGFRTIEVRRRDGIYINGVKIKFKGVNRHSFRPESGRTTSYTNSVEDVLLMKEMNMNAVRMAHYPPDGHFLDVCDSLGLYVIDELAGWHGHYDTHTGKQLVKEMVEHDRNHPSVVLWANGNEGGSNPELDQYFELYDLQRRVVIYPWQLHNGIETQHYRQYNYGVGNYDNGREIVMPTEFLHGWFDGGHGAGLEDYWHKMWHNPLSAGGFLWDFADQGVVRRDLNDSIDTDKHRGADGILGPHHEKEGSFYTIKEVWSPIFFERREITENFDGKFYIENRYHFLNANTCSYSWKLQRFAHTGNLEKQGTIAAPDILPGHKGFIQVPLPDDWFSYDVLYITVKDLYQRELFTWSFPIRTPQQKIRELLPNKEGVYDVVLTETSNAYKVSVGALELLFDKAKGLLLQVRNDKGQVPLSNGPIVQEGVTNFSGIQYHYDEDKNLVIKSTYDKKQSFNTLEWVIHKNGWVQLTVNYFPDSLHTKMLGVNFDLPESEIRSVTYLGKGPYRVWKNRLKGGTINLWEKVYNDTETGESWVYPEFKGYYANFYYGIFHTRNQRFMVATETEDLFLRLYRARWKTDQWHNYEPWFPDGDISFMNAIPSIGSRTQTRETTGPMGLDNIYYDYEKDPSRALRIVLWFNFNMK
- the hypBA2 gene encoding Beta-L-arabinobiosidase: MIFRSLIALVILFATFISQAQISRPYILKHEDYKHYIDYFNAMEDEPIVQAIPNKASWQWMQQNIPLFNCPQKEFEEIFYFRWWTLRKHIKATEQGFVFTEFLVQRSYADKYNLISSALGHHIYEARWLHNQQYLDDYLRIWYRGDDGKPLKRLRAYSSWNMDAVYNRYLVNRDTAFLKEYFQDWIADYAGWELDRKLPNGLFWQYDVRDAMEESISGGRREKNLRPSINSYMYGNAVAISKMAVLLGATSTADLYQKKADSIKTLLQQKLWNPHSGFFEVRKEHGDTLANVMEAIGFTPWYFNLPDRRYNIAWRKLMDTHHFNAPMGITTADRSHPQFRSHGCCKCEWDGAIWPFATAQTLTAMANLLNNYKNVPVTKNDYFTQLKKYARSQYRNGKPYIGEYMDEKTGMWLTHDARGRYYNHSTFNDLVITGLMGLRPRADNIVEINPLIPEHKWDWFCLDNILYHGKTLTIIWDKTGEKYHQGKGLSVWVNGRKIASSRRIRKLEARL